The proteins below come from a single Bryobacter aggregatus MPL3 genomic window:
- a CDS encoding dienelactone hydrolase family protein: MDRKKASEFPQELLNLFDRYVHGDIERRDFLEGAQKFAVGGVTAAMLFESLRPNYAWAQQVPKDDSRINTAYVTIESPQGNGNIKGYLARPAKASGKLPTVLVIHENRGLNPYIEDVARRLATANFIALAPDGLTSVGGYPGDDEKGGKLFGTVDRAKMTEDFIAAARWLKARPDGNGKVGAVGFCFGGGISNTLAVRMGADLAAAVPFYGGQPKAEDVPKIKAPLLIHYASLDTRLNMGWPAYEEALKANHITYTEYMYEGANHGFHNDTTPRYDEAAAKLAWTRTLDFFNHYLRA; encoded by the coding sequence ATGGATCGCAAGAAGGCATCAGAATTCCCACAAGAGCTGTTGAATCTGTTTGATCGCTATGTTCACGGCGACATCGAGCGGCGTGATTTTCTCGAGGGCGCGCAGAAGTTTGCCGTCGGTGGCGTGACGGCGGCCATGCTCTTTGAGAGCCTCCGGCCCAACTATGCCTGGGCGCAGCAAGTGCCCAAGGACGATAGCCGGATCAATACCGCGTATGTCACCATTGAATCGCCACAAGGCAATGGCAACATCAAAGGTTATCTGGCGCGGCCCGCCAAGGCCAGCGGCAAGCTGCCCACCGTGTTAGTGATTCATGAGAACCGCGGCCTGAATCCTTATATCGAAGATGTTGCACGCCGTCTGGCGACAGCGAACTTTATCGCGCTCGCTCCCGACGGGTTGACCAGCGTAGGCGGCTATCCAGGCGATGACGAAAAGGGAGGCAAACTCTTTGGCACCGTCGATCGCGCGAAGATGACCGAAGACTTTATCGCCGCGGCACGCTGGCTCAAAGCCCGGCCTGATGGCAATGGCAAAGTGGGCGCCGTCGGCTTTTGCTTTGGCGGTGGCATCTCCAATACCCTCGCGGTGCGCATGGGTGCGGACCTTGCCGCGGCAGTACCCTTCTATGGGGGGCAGCCCAAGGCGGAAGATGTGCCCAAGATCAAAGCGCCTCTCTTGATTCACTACGCGAGCCTCGACACCCGCTTGAACATGGGCTGGCCAGCCTACGAAGAAGCCTTGAAGGCGAATCACATCACCTACACCGAGTACATGTATGAGGGAGCCAATCATGGCTTCCATAACGACACGACTCCGCGCTATGACGAAGCCGCCGCCAAGCTCGCCTGGACGCGGACGCTCGATTTCTTCAATCACTATCTGCGCGCTTGA
- a CDS encoding AAA family ATPase — protein sequence MKQLAHHGVLADLKGALEHVLLGKEEAVRQTLVCLIARGHLLIEDVPGVGKTTLAESLARLVDASFRRLQCTSDLLPGDITGVSIYRPQFQDFEFRPGPVFANFLLADEINRATPKTQSALLEAMSEGQVSVDGQTMPLPDPFMVIATQNPTEQQGTYALPESQLDRFLMRIEIGYPKADQERAILRGESIKPQKLAPLLNSTELRTLQKDVEAVHADADLVSYLLAIVEKSRHHDGVTLGVSPRGGQALYRAAQASALLDGRDFLVPDDIKQLAVPVFSHRLRLSAQASFGHRHSDSARRVIERILETVDVPL from the coding sequence ATGAAGCAGTTGGCCCATCACGGAGTCCTGGCAGACTTGAAAGGTGCGCTGGAGCATGTACTCCTCGGGAAAGAAGAGGCAGTGCGGCAGACCCTGGTCTGTCTGATCGCACGGGGACACCTTCTGATCGAAGACGTCCCGGGCGTTGGAAAGACAACGCTTGCCGAATCGCTAGCCCGGCTGGTGGACGCGAGCTTCCGGCGTCTGCAATGCACCTCAGACCTCTTGCCCGGCGACATCACCGGCGTCTCCATCTATCGACCGCAGTTTCAGGACTTTGAGTTTCGTCCCGGGCCGGTCTTCGCAAATTTTCTGCTCGCCGACGAGATCAACCGCGCCACCCCAAAAACGCAAAGTGCATTGCTCGAGGCGATGAGCGAGGGTCAGGTTTCTGTCGATGGACAAACCATGCCCCTCCCCGACCCGTTCATGGTGATTGCCACCCAGAACCCCACCGAGCAACAAGGGACTTATGCCCTGCCCGAGAGCCAGCTCGATCGTTTTCTGATGCGAATCGAGATCGGCTATCCGAAGGCCGACCAGGAGAGAGCGATCCTCCGCGGAGAAAGCATCAAGCCCCAGAAGCTGGCGCCACTCCTGAATTCAACTGAATTACGAACGCTCCAGAAAGACGTCGAAGCAGTGCATGCCGATGCCGATCTGGTCAGCTATCTTCTGGCAATTGTCGAAAAGAGCCGACACCACGACGGGGTGACGCTCGGAGTAAGTCCACGTGGCGGACAGGCGCTCTACCGCGCAGCACAAGCCAGCGCATTGCTCGATGGACGAGACTTTTTGGTGCCCGACGACATCAAGCAATTGGCCGTTCCAGTATTCTCCCACCGGCTGCGGTTATCCGCGCAGGCGAGTTTTGGACACCGGCATTCCGACAGCGCGCGCCGGGTGATTGAGCGCATTCTCGAGACGGTTGACGTTCCTCTCTGA